The sequence GTCGACGAGGCGGCCGCCCGACGAGCCGTCCACGAGCGGCGCTACGCCGAGTGGATCTCCCGGGGATCGATCCCGATGTGGATCGGCGACTACCACGTCTCGCTCGACACCCTCGAGGACGTCGTCGACGTCGCGATCGACACGAACGAGCGCGTCGTCCACGACACCCAGCGCGGGCTGTTCGCCGTCGTCAACGACGGCGTGGTCTACTACTACAGTGACCGCGGGCTCTGGGAGGAAACCGCTTGGCCCGAGATGGACCTCGACGACGGATCCGCGGTCGTCGACGCCGACGCGCCGCTGAACCCGGAAGAACTCGAACTCGAGGGGAGCGACGAGTTCTCGGATCCGGACGACGGGTTCGACGACGACGCGGATGTCTGGCGAAAGCTCTGAGCGTGTGGGAGACCGGGCGCGGCCGACTGCTTCTTCGACGACTGCCATCGGGGGCCGACAACGAACGTCGACGACTCCGGGAGATCGTGCCAGACCTCGGCAGGAGGTCGTGTTAGACGCTCTCAGAGAGGGCGTCAGACACCGGCGCGATGAGTCGTCGACCGACCGTCGCAGCGCTCTCGGTAGTCCCAAATTTCACCGACCCCTGACCAGCCAGTCAACTCTCGATATCTCGGTTCATAGGGCCTTGCTACGTACTTTACTTCCCAGAAACTGTTGGAAAATTTTGTGATCGGCACCGTTCGTAAGGCTCAACTTTTATGCTGCTGGGAGCTTTCGATTCGTAATATGGCAGAGACCGACGGGGAGGACATCGAAGATTTGCCACCGAGCGCCAAACTGGTCTTCAAGGTTCTCGAGTACGACGGGCCGCTAACCCAGAAACAGATCGTCGAGGAATCGATGCTGTCAGCCCGAACCGTCCGCTACGCGCTCGAGCGGTTAGAGGAGATCGGGATCGTCGACGAGGACATCTACTTCGCCGACGCGCGCCAGAGTCTCTATCGACTCGAGGAGCCGGTGGCAGCCGACGGGAACGGCGTCGAGGAGTCCCCGAAGAAAGACGCCTGCTGCGCAGAATAACGGCGCGGAAACCGGGAGGATTATTTTCAGTCGGTGAACGTCCACCAGTATGGACAAGGAGACGCTGCCCCGATGGGGATGGCTCTTGTTAGGACTGTTCGCGATGGCGATCGTCGCGAACACGTTCAATCTCTTCGTTCTCGGTCCGGCAGGAGTCGCCGAGCGGTACCACGTCGTTACCGTCATCACGTCGATGGCGCCGGTGTTGATCTACGTCGGTGTCTGGTACGACGACGACCGCCAGCAGTACTGGGACCACTCGCAGGAACACATCGTCGGCGATCTCGTGTTCGTCATCACGGGCGCGGCGATCGGGGCGGGCATGGGGGTCGTCGCGACCGAGGGGATCGGGCTCCCGCCGTTCGTCAAGGACGTCATCGCCATGGGCATCGGATTCATGCTCTCGTGGGGATTGTTCTGGTGGCGGAACACGGAGCTGTATCGCGATCTCGATAGCCGCTGATCACGAGAGTTGCTACGTCGCTCCGACGCGTGTGACCGCGTTCGCCGCCGCTCACTGACTTGTCAGCGATTGCTCGGCGCCGCGGTCGGCGATTCCGGGCGTCGACGGCATCGATCGCTTGTGCTCGGTTTCGGCACAGAGCCACGCGATCGACCGCGCCGTCTCGCGGTCGATCTCGAGTGTCGCCGCGGCGTCCTCGATCGACTCGTCCTCGTCGACGAGCCGCTGTAACAGCGGGTCGATGACGTCGTAGGTGGCGCCGAGTTCGTCGGCGTCGGTCTGGCCTGCCCAGAACCCCGCCGACGGCTCCTTGCTGACGATCCGGCGCGGAACGCCGATCCGCTTCGCGAGCGCCCGGACTTCGGTCTTGTAGAGGTCGCCGAGCGGATACGCGTCGGCCGCCCCGTCGCCGTACTTAGTGAAATAGCCCAGCAGCAACTCAGAGCGATTGGCGGTGCCGAGCACGATCCGGCGCTGGCGGTTCGCCGCGTAGTAGGCACAGCACATCCGCAGCCGCGCGATCACGTTGCCGAGCGCGTGAGTGCGCTCGTCGGGACGGGTGTCGTCACCGTCGTCTCCCGGCTCGAGTTCGATCGCGGCCGCCTCCTTGAACGCCTCGAGAACTGGCCGCAACTGGATCTCTCGGAACTCGATGCCCAGCCCTTCGGCGATCGTTCTGGCCTCGCTCACGCCGACTCGTTCGCTCTTGTGGCAGGGGAGCCCGAGCCCGAGAACCCGATCGCTGCCGAGGGCCTCGACGGCCAGTTCGGCGGTCGCCGTCGAATCGATCCCGCCGCTCATCGCGACGACGACGCCCGTGGCGCCCGCGTCCTCGACCGTCGTCCGGATGTCGTCGACGATCCGCGAGCGGACACGCTCGAGTCCCGGTCGATCCGTGATGAACGTCCCGGTCGTGCGCCCGATTCCAGCATCGACGATCGTCTTCCTCTCAGCTCCCATAGCGATCAAACACCATTTGTTTCACACTTCCCCAGACATTTGTCTCGTATAAGTGCTTTATCCTTAAATAATATATTCTCCCATGCGCAATCAGAGGCCAAACAGTTGCAGATATATAGTAATCGACTGCAAACGTCCATTCCCTATCCCCTGTTCGTTCCTCGTAGAATTCAGTTAGTATACAATAGTTCCGGAGGCGAACTACGATGCAGCTGGGTTCAGTCGTCTCCTCTCCGTTTGCGGAGGTGGACGCCACCCAGGCTCGAGGAACTGGGCTGTGCAGGAAACGATTCCTCGTCGATGACCGGATCATCGCCGTCACCACCGAGGAGATGTACGGCTTCTGGAAATCGCCGGGACAACCGTCACCGGCTCCTTTCGGTCGATCGCCCGCTCGAGTTCGTCCGCGATCACGCCTCCTCGAGAGACCTGGATCTCGCGCGCGGACCTTTTCCGCTCGGGTCGCCTGCGGCGACCGCTCCTCGAAAAATCTCCACTAAAAAGCCGTTCACTCCGTTCGCGGTACGACTCCTACGACGGCACGATCGTCACCGGCTCCTTCCGATCGATCGCCTGCTCTAACTCCTCGGCAATCGCACTGCCCCGCGAAACCTGAATTTCGCCGCCGCGGCTCACCGTCGCGGTGAAGAGGTACTCGCCGCCGGCCTGGACCTCGACGGTCTCGCCGTGGTTGCCGTCGACGGGGATGACGATGTGTCGCGAGGTGATCTCGGGGGTGACCATCTGTCCGGCCTGGGTACCGCCTCCGCCTCTGCCGTCCGCGCTGGCGCTGCCGCCTCCGCTGCCGGCCCCGTAGTTGGGGTTCTCGTCGTGAGTCCGGACGTCGATGTCGATCCCGAGGCGGTTCTCGACGTCGGTGATGCGACCGCCGCCCTTGCCGATGACGCTCGAGATGTCGTCCTCCTCGACGTAGACGACGGCCTTGTCCTGGCTCTTGAGTTCGACGTCGACGTAGCCGCGGGCGATCGAGCGGATCTCGCGTTCGATCTCCTGTTTGGCGATGCGGTCGACGCCGGACTCGTTACCGGGGCCGCCCTCTTCGTCTTTGAGCGGGACGGTGACGACCTGGCGGTTGAAGGTGTAGATCTCGTACTCGGGTTCGTCCGTCTCGAAGTTCGTGACCTGAATGACCGGCCGCGCGAGGTCCTCCTCGGTGAGTCCGGCGGGGACCTTGACCTCTGTTCGGACGTCGTAGACGGTGTTGACTTCCCCGGCCTCGATGTAGACGACGGTGTCGACGACCTGCGGGATCATCCCGAGTTCGACGCGACCAACGAGTCGCTGGAGGGCGTCGATCGGCCGCGTCGCGTGGACGACGCCGATCATGCCGACGCCGGCCAGCCGCATGTCCGAGAAGACCTCGAAGTCGTCGGTCTTCCGAACCTCGTCGTAGATGGTGTAGTCGGGCCGGACCATCAGCAGGGCGTCGGCCGTCTTGGCCATCTGTCCGCCCAGTTCCGTGTACTGGGTGATGTCGGGGCCGACCTGCAGGTCCCGCGGTTTCTCCATCGTCTTGACCGCATAGTCGTGATCGGAAATGAAGCGGGCGACCGCCTGCGCGAACGTCGACTTCCCGGCTCCGGGGGCGCCCGAGATCAGGACGCCGCGCTGGCGCTCGAGCAGCCGCTCTTTCAGTTCGTCGGCGTTCTCGTAGTCCTCAATGTCGGTCTGGGCGATCGGTCGGACGGCGGTGATCTCGATGCCGTCGGCGAAGGGGGGTCGGCCGATCGCGATCCGGTAGTCCCGAAACTGGACGATCTTCATCCCCGGCTCAGAGAGCTCGAGGAAACCGTCGGGGGACTCCTTGGCGGCGTCGACGATCTCGCGGGCGTACTCGTCCATCGTCGCCTCGTCGAGGGGCTCGTCGGCGATCGCCTCGTAGCGCATCTCGCCGAGTTCGCCGCGCTTTGCCTTGGGCACCGCGCCCGTCTTGAGGTGGACGCTCATCGTCTGATCGTCGAAGTAGGTCTCGACGGTGAGCGTGCCGACCTCGCGGGTCTCGGGGGAGACGTGTTCGACGTCGAGCCCCTTCGCCCGGGCGACCTCCGCCTGGACGACGTCGCTGGTCAGGAAGGTGGCGCCGAGATCCTCGGCGAGATCCCGAATGAGGGCGTCGATCTCGCCCTCCGAGGCGTGGCCCCGCTCGATGGCGTTGGGCCGCTCGCCGACGTACTCGAGTTCGATGACGCCCTCGTCGGCGAGGTCGGCGAGACGCTGGAGTTCCTCCAGCCCGTCCCAGCCGGTATCGATCCCGTCGTTGGCCTGCGCTTCGAGTTCCGCGACGACCGCTTCCGGTACCGAAATCGTCGCTCCCTCGAACTGCCCGTCGTCGACTGTCGCCGAGACGCGGCCATCGATGACCACGCTCGTATCCGGCACGACGTTCATACGCTAACTGGTCGACGGACGCCTATAAGGGTGTTCCACCTGCGAAAGTCGTATCGGCGGGACCTACGACGCTCGTAGTTCCCGTATTCGACCTGCTCGAGGCCACGACCGTCTTCGCGTTCGACAGGAACCGAGCGGCCGCTCTGCCGACTGCGACCGGTGGCCTCAACTCGCCGCCCGTCGATGACTCGCCCATGGAGGTCGCCGAACTGACCCGCGAACTCGTCTCGATCCCCAGCCACGCGGACGAGAGGGCCGCGGGAGACTACATCGAAGCGTGGCTCCGCCGCGAAACCGACGCCGACGTGGTTCGGGACGAGGTCGGGAACGTACTCGCCCGTCGGAGCGGAGACGGAGGCGCTGGCGCAGGTGCAGACTCACGGACGGACTCGAGTCCGGGAGACGAGACGACGCCGGCGGGACGGTCGCTGGCGCTGGTCGGCCACCACGACGTCGTCGAGCCGGCCGACGCGCAGCTCGAGGACGGCGAGTACGTTCTGGAGGAGCGGGACGGTCGCCTCTACGGCCGCGGTGCGGCCGACATGAAGGGTGCCGTCGCAGCCGCCATGCTCGCGTTTCGCGACGCTGTAATCGGGAGCAACGAGGGGGAGGAAGACGGAGACAGAGATGGTGACGGGGCGGTGGAACTCGTCTTCGCGAGCTTCGTCGGCGAGGAGGTCGGCGGCGTCGGCGCGCGCCACGCCATCGACCGCGGGTTCGCGCCCGACTACGCCGTCGTCGGCGAGGGCTCGACGGGCTACTCGGGCCCGGGCGTCACTGACGTCGCGGTCGCTCACAAGGGCCGTCGCGGATCGACGATTACCGCCCGCGGGACGGCCGCCCACGCCAGCGAGGTCGGCGCCGGCGAGAACGCCATCTATCGCGCGACCGACGCCGTCGATCGCGTCCGCGACCTCGAGCCGCCGTCGGTCGAGGTGGCCGGCGAAGACATCGAGGGAAGCCTCGCCGTCACCGAGATCGAGGGCGGCTCGGCGATGAACGTCGTCCCGGACCGCTGCGAACTGACCGTCGACGAACGGACCGTCCCGGGAGAGCGGGCCGCCCTCGAGCGCGTCGAGGATCTCGCTGGCGTCGAGTGGACCGTCGACCAGGACTTACCGCCGATGCGCTGCGACGACGAGGCGTTCGCGACGGCGGTCCTCGAGGCGGCCGACGACGTCCAGTCGGGGTCGCCGAAACTGATCACGAAGCCCCACGCGACCGACGCGGGGTGGCTCGCCGAGGCCGGCACGGAGTGTGTGATCTGTGGCGCCGCCGAACCCGGCGAGGCCCACACCGAAGACGAGAGCGTCTCCCTCGAGGTCCTCGAGCGGTGCCGGGAGACCTATCGGACGGTGGCGGCGTCGTGGCTCGACTAGGCGCAACGGGAGAAACAGTTACTTCGGCGAGCTGTGCGAGTCGTCGGAGAACCAGTCGTCGGTGACGTCCGCCGGAGACGCGGTTTCCGAGGATCGGACGGTCCGGTAGAGGTGCTCGAGTTGCTCGAGCGTCTGCCGGACGTCGTAGCGCTCGATGGCCGCTCGCGTGTCCCGATCCGACCGGAGACAGCGTTCAACGGCGTCGGCCATCGCCTCGAGGTCGCCGTATGCGAACCGTTCGCCGTTATCGGGACCGATCGTCCGGTCGAACGGCGGGACGTCGGACGCGACGACGGGCGTGCCGCAGGCGTTGGCCTCGAGCGTCGAGAGTCCGAGCGTGTCGGCGGTCGAGGCGGTGACGAACGCGTCGATCGAGGAGTAGAAGATCGGTAGCTCCTCGCGGGGGAGAAAGCCGCGGATCTCGACGTTGTCGGGCGCTTCGCGCTCGAGGCAGTCGCGGTAGGGGCCGTCGCCGACGATGACGAAGTCGTACTCCGGGAGCGTCTCGGCGACGCGGAGGATCTCGCTGACGTTTTTCTCCATGCTGAGCCGGCCGCTGTAGCCGATGACTGTCCGGTCGGGGTACCAGTCTTCGTCGGTTGGCTGGAAGAACTCCATGTCGATGCCGACGGGGAGCTGAACGTGTTCCACGTCGCGTTCGATTCGGCTCGTTGAGGCCGTGATGATGTCGAAGCTCCGGAGGAGCGCGTTCTCCAGCGGGACGTACAGCTTCGAGAGCACGTTGGCGATCGACTCGAACTTGACGTTCTGGTGAAAGTACTCCTCGATCGGCGTGTGGTGGGTGTACACCGCGGGGAGATCGTGTTTCCGGGCGTAGTACCGACCGAGTATGCCGACCGTCGCCGGTCCGTGACAGTGGACGACGTCCAGCTCCGGAAGGGTCGACGGGCGTTTGAACACCGGAATTCGGTACCCAGGGTAGAACGGGTTCGACACCGATTTGACCGGGATTTCGCGATCGCCGGGCTCGTAGTCGCCGTCCGGGTAGACGACGTACACCTCGTGTCCGTCCTGTTCTAACTCCTCGCGCCAGAGTTTGATCGTATACGTGACGCCGTCGATCTCAGGGAAGTAGCTATCCGTAAAGAAACCAATTTTCATTCAGGTCACCTCGTTGTAAAGTGTCTGGTACCGGTTCGCGACCGACTCGAGCGTGAACGCCTCGCTCCGTTCGGCTGCGTTCGATCCGAGTCGCGCCCGGAGGTCTGGATCCTCGAGTCGCTCGATGGCGTCCGCGAACGCGTCGACGCCGGCGTTCGACGCCGACACCTTCAGGCAGTCCTCGCCGTCCTCGAGCCAGGAGAACGTCTCGATGTCACGGATGAGGACCGGTTTGCCGGCCGTCATCGCTTCCAGCAGTGCGATGCCCTCGTTTTCCTCGTAGGTGGGGAAACAGAAGATGTCTCCCGCTGCGAACGCGCCGCGGATGTCGTCGACGTAGCCGGTGAACGTGCAGTTGTCCGGCGACTCCTCGATGAGCCGCGTCGTTTCCCGACCCTTGAGCGAGAGGTCCAGCGGGCCGAACCACGCGAAATCGAGGTGGGGCAGCCGGCGGGCCAGTTCGACGAACGTCTCGAGACCCTTGCGCTTGATCACGTGGCCGACGAGGAAGACCGTCGGCGACTCGAGGTCGTAGCGCTCGCGGTACTCCGCCTCGAGGGACTCGAACCCGTCGAGTTTCTCGCCGTCGACGCCGTTCGAGACGACGGTCGTCCTCGCGTCGGTGTACGTCTCGATCAGCCGTCGGTTGTACTCGGAGGGACAGACCAGCGCGTCAGCCAGCCCGTAGGCCCACTCGAGGTACGGTTTCAGGGGCCTCGCGAGCGCGTTGGTAAACCGGAAGCTGTCCCCGAAGTCCTCGGCGGTGACGTGGGTGTGGGCGACGACGGGGATCCCCTGCGACCGCGCCCGCCGCGCGTACCAGACCGAGCGCGGGCCCATGAGGTTACAGTGGAGGACGTCGGCGTCCAGCGTCGGCTCGGTCGTGTACTCGACGTCCAGCTGATCCAGCATCTTCCGCTGGTGGACGACCGACTCGCGGATGCCGCCGGTGACGTGCTCTTCGAGTTCGAAGTAGTGGCTGATCTTCATCCCGAGTATCTCGTGGCTGTGATAGGGTCGGTCGCGTTCGGGGGGATCGACGGGGCGGTGCGGTAGTGGTGACCGTGAGGTGACGTTACTCGACCTCGAGCCACGGCACCTCCATGAGCGGCGGGATGTACGTCTCGATGTGGTGTTCCCAGACGCCCTCCTCGCCGAAGGCCTCGCCGTGGTCGGCGGTCACGACGACTCGCCCGTCCAGTTCCGAGACCAGTTCGGCGACGGACTCGAGGGCGATCCGCAGGTTCTCCTCGTAGAGCTCCAGGGCCGCCTCCCGCGTGCCGTTCTTGACGAGGTCGGTCGGATCGAGTTCGAGCCAGAGGCCCGCTTTCTGCGCGAATTCGCTGTCCTCGAGTCGGCTCTCGACTTTCGGTCGGATGGTATCGCTGAGCGACGACAGCGTCCCGTTGCCGCCGTCGGTCGCCTTCTCGGCTTCCTCCTGGCGACGGATCCCCTTCTGGATCTGCTTGAGCTTCTGTCCCTTTCCGCGGGAGAGGTACGGAGCGTGGGGCTGCATGTAGTGGAGGACTGTCCGGTCAGCCCGCTCGACGGCGTCCTGATTGTTTCGGAACGCCTCGGCCAGTCCCTCCGGTGGGACCGTTCCGAGGTCGTCGTCCCAGCCGGACTTCCAGACGTCGAAGACGTTGCTGATGTGTTCCGACGCCGTCCACTCGTAATCGCAGCTGGCCCCCCATTTGAGTTCGTTCAGCGGGATTCCGAGGTCGTTGATGAACGGGTTTCCGGAGAAGTAGGCGATATCGTGCTCGTCGGTGAACGTTCGATACGCCCACTCTGGCGTGGACGAGCCGGTGCTCCACCGCTTTTCGAGCGTTCCATCGAGGTACTCGTCATAGACGTCACGGAACACGTCGTACCGGCACGCGTCCAGCACCAGACAGTAGTCCCACTCTGACTCGAGGAAATGCTGGTCCTCCATCGGTTGAGTTGGGGTTTCGAGTCGACAAACGTATGCTTACTGGTGTCCGGACAGTCACTGTAACTTTCCCGTCCTGATCAGTATCGGCCCGTAAACAGCCCTCAGGCCGCCTAATTCGGCTGTGCTACTCGAGGTAGCCGAGTTCGCGCAGGCGGTCGCGGGTCTCCTCGTCGGCCTCGGCCAGCGCGTCGGCGTCCTCGGCGTCCGTCTCGCTGGGGTCGATCCACGCGCCGCCGGCCGCCTGCTCGAAGCGGGCGAGCGCACGTTCGGCGGCGGCGACGACCTCGTCGTCGGCCGGGTCGACCGGCGTCGATTCCGCGGGGTCCTCGTCGAGTCGGTACCCCTCGTCGGGGATGCGGTCGGCGCGGACATACTTCGCGTCGGTGCTGCGGGCCGCGCGCAGGCGGGAGTAGGCCCGGTGATCGTCGGGCAGTTCGATCCCGGCCTCGCTGGCCTTCTCCTCCAAGTGGTGGAGTTCGATCACCGGCTGGGCATACTCGACGAACGCGTAGTCGTCAGCCACGTCGCTGCTCGATGCGTCGTCGGACGCCTCGCCGTCCGCGGCGTCGAGCACCGCCCGCTGTCCGGGATCCGGTTCCGGAGCCGCCTCGAAGGCGCGGTACTCGCTCGAGAGCAGGGACCGCGTCGGATCGCGGCCGGCGACGGAGCCGTCGTCCGCCGGCGCGAGCGCGTCGGCTGGATCGACGTCCAGCGCCTCGAGGACCGTGTGATAGCAGTCGAGCAACTCGACGAGGTCGTCGCGCCGGTCGGCCTCGAGGGCGGGGTGTTTGACCAGCAGCGGGACGTTGATTAGCTGGTCGTAGAGGGCGAACTCGTGGCCGTAGAGGTCGTGTTCGCCGTGGAGTTCGCCGTGGTCGGCGCAAACGACGACGGTCGTCTCTTCCCATTGGCCGGTCTCACGGAGCCAGTCGAACAGGCGACCGAGTTCGGCGTCCATGTGAGCGATCTCGGCGTCGTAGAGCCCGCGGATGGCCTCCCACTCCTCGTCGTCGATGTCGCGGGCGCCCGAGTTGTACTCCTTCGAGTTCTGGCAGACCGAGCCCGGATCGACGCCGGGAGCGAACTCCTCGCGGTACTCCTCGGGCGGGTAGTAGGGCAGGTGGGCGTCCATCAGGTTGACGAAGGCGAACCAGCCCTCGTCGCTCTCGCTGTCGTCGACGAAGGACTTCGTCCGGTCGATGACCGACGGCGTCTTCGTGTCGGCGCCCTCACCGCTGGCGAGTTTCTCGTGGGCCATCGCGCCGAGCCTAACGAGCTTCGACGCCAGGTCCCGAAGGTAGTCGTTGTCGTTGACGGTCTGCCAGGCGCTGGCCAGCGGCCCCGAGAGGACGTCGCCGGGGAGGACCTCGAAGAACGAGTCCTGCGCGTCGAACCCGTCGGTGAGGCCGGTGTAGGGAGTGATCCAGGCGTTCGAGGAGTAACACGCCGTGTCGTAGCCGGCCGCCGAGAGGACCTCCGCGAGAGTCGTCTCGTCCTCGAGGTACGGACTCCCCTGATCGGCCCCGTGCTGGCTCGGGTACCGGCCGGTAAACAGCGAGGCGTGGACCGGCAGCGTCCACGGCGCGGGCGCGACGGCCGACTCGAAGACGGTCGCCTCCTCTGCGAACGCGGAGAGTTCGGGCGTCGTTTCGCGCTCGTAGCCATACGGACCCAGTCGGTCCTTGCGGACCGTATCCAGCACAACGAAAAGGACGTTGGATTGCTGAGCGTCGTCCATTACGGAAGACAACTGAGTCCATCTAAATAAAACGCGCCAACTATCTCGAGTCGGCGTGAAAATCGTCAACGATAGTAAATTTCTGGGAGCTGACTCGTCTCTCCCGTATCGAACCGCCTCAACGATAATCAGACGTTTCAAGTCCGCTGACGATCCACGTCCGCTATGAACGAGCGAAATCGGCGGCGGCTTCTCATCGGCGCGTTCGGCGCGCTCGCCGTCTTCGCCGTGCTGTTCTTCGCGGTCGGTGCGCGCGACGTCATCGATAGCCTGTTCTCGGCCGCGCCCTCGCTGGTCCTCGCGACCTTCGCCCTCGCGCTGTGCTGGCTGGCTGCGTGGAGCCTGATGCTCCGGACCGTACTGGTCGCCCTGGACGTCAAGCTGCCGGTCGTCAAGGCGTTTTTCGTCTACGCCGGCGCCGTCTTCGCCAACAACGTCACGCCGTTCGGCCAGGCCGGCGGCGAGCCGGTCGCGGCGCTACTCATCTCGAAGACCTCCGACGCACGCTACGAGACGGGGCTAGCGGGGATCGCCAGCGTCGACGTGCTCAACGTCGTCCCCTCGATTTCGCTGATCCTCGTCGGGGTCGGCTACTACGGGACTACCGCCGCCATCGGCGACCGCCTCGAGACGGCGGTCGGCTCGGCGATCGTGCTGATCGCGGCGATCGTCCTCGCCATGGCGTTCGTCTGGCGACACCGGAACGCGCTCACCGAGCGGCTGCCGGCCGTCATCGCCCCCCGCCTCGGTCGCCTCGGACTCGCCCGCTTCCAGAGCGACACGCTCGAGGCGGACCTGACCGATCGGATGGGCCGCTTCTTCGAGAACATCGAGCGCGTCTCGACGGATCGCTGGCGTCTCTCCGCCGTCGTCGGTCTCTCGCTGGCCGGCTGGCTCTTCCAGACGGTCGCGCTCATGGCCGCCTTCGCGGCGCTGGGCGAACCCGTCGCGCCGTACATCCTGCTGTTCGTGATTCCGCTCGCGAACCTCGCGGGCGCCGCCCCGCTCCCCGGCGGGCTCGGCGGTATCGAAGCCGCCTTCGTCACGCTGCTCGTGCCGACCACCGGCATTCCGGCGTCGACGGTCACTGCGGCCGTGCTCATCTTCCGCGGGGCGATCTACTGGATGCCCGTCTTGATCGGCGGCCTCTCGGTGTCCGCCTTCGGCGTCAAGGCCCTCGAGTGACGGCCGGGCGCGAGCGACCGAGCGGTTGATCCCCGTCGGGCACGGACGATCGGTCGTCGAAACGCATGTACCGAGGTGGTCACATCGGCTTCAACGCCCTCCTGTACGCCCCGTTCGTCCCGCTGGTGAGCCGCGGCTGGTCGCTCGAGTTAGCGCTCGCGGGAGCGGTCCTCGCCGTCGGACTGGCGAACCTCCCTGACGTCGACCAGCCGCTGCCGCGGATCCCCCACCGCGGGCCGACGCACACGATCTGGTTCGCCCTGCTCGTCGGGCTGTTGGCCGGCGTCGCGACGGCGCTGGTCGCCCCCTCGACGCCGTCGGCCTTCCGATTCGGATTCGTCGTTGGAACCGGCAGCATCGTCGCCCACCTCGCAGGGGATATCGTGACGCCGATGGGGATCAGCCCCCTCGCGCCGGTCTCGCGATACCACGTCACGCTCGACTGGTTCAAGTCCAAGAACGGCCGGATCAACCGGGCGTTCCTGCTGGTCGGATCGACCGCGCTACTCGCGTCGCTGGGTCTGACGATCGGACGGATCGGAACGGTCGCTCCGATCGGCTGATCGGTCGCTCAGCACCGACGCGACGAGAGGGTCCTCCGTCCGCCACGCGAGGACGCCGAGCGACGCCGCCCAGAGCGCCGCCGTCGCCGCGGGGCCGTGAACCGAAACGCCGAGCCCTGTGGTGTCCGCGAGCGGGAACAGCCAGTCGATCCCCTTCGCCGACAGGGAGTCGATAGCGAGGTGCGAGCCGATCCCCAGTCCGACGGCGATCGCGACCGTCCGCTCCCGCCGGAGCGCGTACGCGCCGGCGACGACGGCGGCCGCGAACAGCGGCGTGTGCGTGAGTCCGCGGTGAACCAGCGGCCACTCCCACGCCGCGGGGAACAGGAAGTCCGCGTCCGGGAGGAGACCGAGAACGATGCCGAGTCGCGGGTCTGCGTCGGTAGCCCCTCGAACGAGGGCGTAACCGACGACCGCGTGGGTGGCGAAGGCAACGGCGAGAAACGCAATCCGCGTCGTGTCCATCGGTTCGACAGTCACCCTCCGTTACTACATGCTTTGTGACCGGTGACGCGCTCGAACGAACCGCCGTGCCGATCGCGGACCTCCGGGAATCAACAACGCTTACATTCGGGACGGAATAGGATCAGGATATGGTACCGCTGCAACTCGAGGGGATGCCGTCCTGGCTCGAGTCGCTGTTCACGTCGGAGTTTGCGTTCGCGGTCTTGTTAGGGATCTGTATCCTCGAGGGGGCGATGATGCTGCGGTTCATGCCGAGCGAACTGGTCGTCCCGGCCGCGCTGGCGCTGATCGGGTCG comes from Haloterrigena salifodinae and encodes:
- a CDS encoding lysylphosphatidylglycerol synthase transmembrane domain-containing protein, with the protein product MNERNRRRLLIGAFGALAVFAVLFFAVGARDVIDSLFSAAPSLVLATFALALCWLAAWSLMLRTVLVALDVKLPVVKAFFVYAGAVFANNVTPFGQAGGEPVAALLISKTSDARYETGLAGIASVDVLNVVPSISLILVGVGYYGTTAAIGDRLETAVGSAIVLIAAIVLAMAFVWRHRNALTERLPAVIAPRLGRLGLARFQSDTLEADLTDRMGRFFENIERVSTDRWRLSAVVGLSLAGWLFQTVALMAAFAALGEPVAPYILLFVIPLANLAGAAPLPGGLGGIEAAFVTLLVPTTGIPASTVTAAVLIFRGAIYWMPVLIGGLSVSAFGVKALE
- a CDS encoding sulfatase translates to MDDAQQSNVLFVVLDTVRKDRLGPYGYERETTPELSAFAEEATVFESAVAPAPWTLPVHASLFTGRYPSQHGADQGSPYLEDETTLAEVLSAAGYDTACYSSNAWITPYTGLTDGFDAQDSFFEVLPGDVLSGPLASAWQTVNDNDYLRDLASKLVRLGAMAHEKLASGEGADTKTPSVIDRTKSFVDDSESDEGWFAFVNLMDAHLPYYPPEEYREEFAPGVDPGSVCQNSKEYNSGARDIDDEEWEAIRGLYDAEIAHMDAELGRLFDWLRETGQWEETTVVVCADHGELHGEHDLYGHEFALYDQLINVPLLVKHPALEADRRDDLVELLDCYHTVLEALDVDPADALAPADDGSVAGRDPTRSLLSSEYRAFEAAPEPDPGQRAVLDAADGEASDDASSSDVADDYAFVEYAQPVIELHHLEEKASEAGIELPDDHRAYSRLRAARSTDAKYVRADRIPDEGYRLDEDPAESTPVDPADDEVVAAAERALARFEQAAGGAWIDPSETDAEDADALAEADEETRDRLRELGYLE
- a CDS encoding metal-dependent hydrolase translates to MYRGGHIGFNALLYAPFVPLVSRGWSLELALAGAVLAVGLANLPDVDQPLPRIPHRGPTHTIWFALLVGLLAGVATALVAPSTPSAFRFGFVVGTGSIVAHLAGDIVTPMGISPLAPVSRYHVTLDWFKSKNGRINRAFLLVGSTALLASLGLTIGRIGTVAPIG
- a CDS encoding metal-dependent hydrolase codes for the protein MDTTRIAFLAVAFATHAVVGYALVRGATDADPRLGIVLGLLPDADFLFPAAWEWPLVHRGLTHTPLFAAAVVAGAYALRRERTVAIAVGLGIGSHLAIDSLSAKGIDWLFPLADTTGLGVSVHGPAATAALWAASLGVLAWRTEDPLVASVLSDRSADRSDRSDPSDRQTQRRE